A region from the Gavia stellata isolate bGavSte3 chromosome 2, bGavSte3.hap2, whole genome shotgun sequence genome encodes:
- the PLAGL1 gene encoding zinc finger protein PLAGL1 has protein sequence MMFVRLARNQEEQTLVAYQHCGEVYFTTVKPIEPHTELKVWYAADYAKFMEASAVFIKEESDICPLPPVAKEPVDPWICSSCRSTFATFSLLESHQCIHKDRVLTTRFRPPNKLGPVKTKSKLKGKLRGAALGKSIAQCYGTISCSSAAKLSCASSGSTCDALVRFIPKWRNGRSSLLKGREVKQPDSYPCRLCGKIFDSIDKLTVHTYAHKGERPYKCSQHGCTKAFISKYKLLRHSATHSPQKSHQCGYCEKTFHRKDHLKNHLQTHDPNKMAFKCEECGKKYNTKLGYKRHLALHAATSGDLTCRVCAQEFGGTEVLLEHLKSHAGKPTGNTKEKKHKCDHCERHFYTRKDVRRHMVVHTGCKDFLCQFCAQRFGRKDHLTRHTRKTHPQELLKSRLQNGDSVGLLDQLFPFRLKEDASILSPFPERVSVQNGILNSSESEEYNCSHLHSQPSLQTALPLEPSPHLQRMGCADSLPAVHPTPCSTAVPANLNLHQPSKYDLSSTSFAAGSLKNLPIKVDVKGYNVHLLEDLPLPEPQSLHKISLEEASSGPVGDTNKYPVHKETEAAAETTSLPFMDLTHVMSFWQLPPGDNQNTTGDITMAFGPEEPSHRLNGLGQQQGLQLATGGMAINQLHHLPRSFPSTTNSVTLPHFHHAFK, from the exons ATGATGTTTGTCCGGCTAGCCCGGAACCAAGAAGAACAGACCCTCGTGGCTTATCAGCACTGTGGAGAAGTCTACTTCACAACTGTTAAG CCAATTGAACCCCACACAGAATTGAAAGTATGGTATGCTGCCGATTATGCCAAATTTATGGAAGCTTCTGCAGTCTTCATTAAAGAAGAATCTGATATCTGTCCTTTGCCTCCAGTAGCA AAAGAGCCTGTAGACCCTTGGATATGCTCCAGCTGTAGAAGCACTTTTGCAactttttctctgctggaaTCTCACCAGTGCATCCATAAAGACCGAGTTCTTACCACCAGGTTCAGACCACCAAATAAATTGGGACCTGTAAAAACGAAAAGCAAACTCAAAGGGAAACTGAGAGGAGCGGCATTAGGCAAAAGCATTGCTCAGTGCTATGGGACCATTTCCTGTTCTTCTGCTGCAAAGCTTAGCTGTGCCAGCTCAGGAAGCACTTGTGATGCTCTTGTGAGGTTTATACCTAAATGGAGAAATGGCCGGTCTTCACTGTTGAAGGGAAGAGAAGTGAAGCAGCCAGACAGTTACCCTTGCCGACTCTGTGGGAAGATATTTGATTCCATTGACAAGCTCACAGTCCACACTTACGCACACAAAGGGGAGCGCCCCTACAAGTGTTCACAGCACGGATGCACAAAAGCCTTCATTTCCAAATATAAACTGCTCAG gCACTCAGCCACTCATTCGCCACAGAAGTCTCACCAGTGTGGGTACTGTGAAAAGACCTTTCACAGGAAAGACCATCTAAAGAATCACCTTCAGACTCATGACCCTAACAAGATGGCCTTCAAGTGTGAAGAATGTGGCAAGAAGTACAACACCAAGCTAGGCTATAAGAGACACTTGGCTCTTCATGCAGCCACCAGTGGGGACCTTACCTGTAGGGTATGTGCCCAGGAGTTTGGCGGTACTGAAGTTTTGTTGGAACACCTCAAAAGCCATGCAGGGAAACCAACTGGCAATaccaaggaaaagaaacataagTGTGACCACTGTGAGCGTCACTTCTATACCCGTAAAGATGTGCGGCGTCACATGGTAGTTCACACAGGCTGCAAAGACTTCCTGTGCCAGTTTTGTGCCCAGAGGTTCGGGCGGAAGGACCACTTGACTCGCCATACAAGGAAGACTCATCCACAAGAACTGCTGAAGAGCAGATTGCAGAACGGTGACTCAGTGGGTCTCCTTGACCAGCTTTTTCCATTCAGACTGAAGGAAGATGCCAGCATACTGTCCCCTTTTCCTGAAAGGGTTTCTGTGCAGAATGGGATTTTGAATAGTTCAGAATCAGAGGAATACAATTGTTCACATCTTCATTCCCAGCCAAGCTTACAAACTGCTCTTCCTCTTGAACCTTCTCCTCATTTGCAAAGGATGGGCTGTGCAGACAGCCTTCCAGCTGTCCATCCCACACCATGCTCAACAGCCGTTCCTGCCAACCTAAACCTTCATCAGCCTAGTAAATATGACCTTAGTTCTACCTCATTTGCAGCAGGATCCCTCAAGAATCTACCGATAAAAGTGGATGTTAAAGGTTACAATGTGCATCTTCTTGAGGACCTGCCGTTACCAGAACCTCAATCTCTCCACAAAATCAGTCTGGAAGAAGCTTCCTCAGGGCCTGTAGGGGATACTAACAAGTACCCAGTGCACAAAGagacagaggcagcagctgaaactacGAGCCTGCCTTTCATGGATCTCACTCACGTGATGAGTTTCTGGCAGCTCCCACCAGGTGACAACCAGAACACTACTGGGGACATCACAATGGCATTTGGTCCAGAGGAGCCATCACACAGGCTGAATGGCCTCGGCCAACAGCAAGGTCTTCAGTTAGCAACTGGTGGGATGGCCATAAACCAGCTGCATCATCTTCCTCGCTCCTTTCCATCCACTACAAATTCTGTAACATTGCCTCATTTTCACCATGCCTTCAAATAA
- the ZC2HC1B gene encoding zinc finger C2HC domain-containing protein 1B: MSQIPGKELNGTTARSQDLAPCTTCGRHFAQDVLLRHDPICKKVFNKKRKPFSSLKQRLQGTEITVKKQPPQKKQIGKKSNWRQHHEDFINTIQSAKQVTKHLKESHPFPPPPSPTINPDNIQCPRCSRRFNEAAAERHMKFCEEQAARRAFAARTTGQALGKKPVTQRKPPTLTTAVFSLQKRVQEGTNTDKPRPETSPGILQKTRKSLGVSTGKKYSGEFG; the protein is encoded by the exons ATGAGTCAGATACCAGGAAAGGAGTTAAATGGAACAA CTGCCCGAAGTCAAGATCTGGCGCCTTGTACAACCTGTGGAAGACATTTTGCACAAGATGTTCtg CTGAGACACGATCCAATATGCAAGAAAGTCTTCAACAAGAAGCGCAAGCCCTTCAGCTCTTTGAAACAGAGACTGCAGGGAACAGAAATCACTGTGAAGAAGCAGCCCCCGCAAAAG AAACAGATAGGGAAGAAATCTAACTGGAGGCAGCACCATGAGGATTTTATTAATACTATTCAATCAGCCAAGCAAGTCACAAAGCATCTGAAAGAGAGCCACCCTTTTCCGCCTCCTCCCTCACCAACCATCAATCCAG ACAATATTCAGTGTCCACGCTGCTCACGAAGGTTTAATGAggctgcagcagagaggcaCATGAAGTTTTGTGAAGAACAAGCTGCCCGCCGTGCCTTTGCTGCAAGGACCACTGGACAGGCTTTG GGGAAGAAACCAGTGACTCAGAGAAAACCCCCAACCTTAACAACTGCCGTGTTTTCGCTTCAGAAGAGAGTACAAGAAGGCACCAATACAGACAAACCTAGGCCAG AGACCTCCCCAGGAATACtccagaaaaccagaaaatcttTAGGTGTatctactggaaaaaaatattcgGGAGAGTTTGGGTAA